Proteins co-encoded in one Actinomadura luteofluorescens genomic window:
- the hutU gene encoding urocanate hydratase, with protein MSGPRPVRAPRGTSLTAAKGWPQEAALRMIQNNLDPEVAEHPDELVVYGGSGKAARNWDAFDGIIRSLSDLEGDETLLVQSGKPVGIFQTHEWAPRVLIANSNLVPQWGTWEEFRRLESLGLTMFGQMTAGSWIYIGTQGILQGTYETFAAVAEKRFGGTLAGTITLTAGLGGMGGAQPLAVTMNGGVAICVECDPSRIERRVAHRYCDVRAGSLDEALRLAEEARAERRPLSIAVPGNAADIVPELLRRGAPIDIVTDQTSAHDPLAYLPQGVAFEDMAAERDKDRDGFIAKARASMAVHVEAMVGFQDAGAEVFDYGNSIRGEAQLAGYARAFEFPGFVPAYIRPLFCEGKGPFRWAALSGDPKDIARTDQAILDLFPDNEPLTRWIRMAQEKVHFQGLPSRICWLGYGERDRAGEVFNDLVARGEISAPIVLGRDHLDCGSVASPYRETEGMKDGSDAIADWPLLNAMLNTSSGATWVSVHHGGGVGIGRSIHAGQVCVADGTALAGEKLRRVLTNDPGTGVMRHVDAGYERAAEVADERGVRIPMRP; from the coding sequence ATGTCCGGTCCCCGTCCCGTCCGCGCGCCGCGCGGCACCTCGCTGACCGCCGCCAAGGGGTGGCCGCAGGAGGCCGCCCTGCGCATGATCCAGAACAACCTCGATCCCGAGGTCGCCGAGCACCCGGACGAGCTGGTCGTCTACGGCGGGTCCGGGAAGGCGGCCCGGAACTGGGACGCCTTCGACGGCATCATCCGGTCGCTGTCCGACCTGGAGGGGGACGAGACGCTGCTCGTCCAGTCCGGCAAGCCGGTCGGGATCTTCCAGACGCACGAGTGGGCGCCGCGCGTGCTCATCGCGAACTCCAACCTCGTCCCGCAGTGGGGCACGTGGGAGGAGTTCCGCCGCCTGGAGTCGCTCGGCCTGACGATGTTCGGCCAGATGACCGCCGGATCGTGGATCTACATCGGGACGCAGGGGATCCTGCAGGGCACCTACGAGACGTTCGCCGCCGTCGCCGAGAAGCGGTTCGGCGGCACCCTCGCCGGGACGATCACGTTGACCGCCGGGCTCGGCGGGATGGGCGGCGCGCAGCCCCTCGCCGTCACGATGAACGGCGGCGTCGCGATCTGCGTCGAGTGCGACCCGTCCCGGATCGAGCGCCGGGTCGCGCACCGCTACTGCGACGTGCGGGCCGGTTCGCTGGACGAGGCGCTGCGGCTCGCCGAGGAGGCCAGGGCCGAGCGCCGGCCGCTGTCGATCGCGGTACCGGGCAACGCCGCCGACATCGTCCCGGAACTGCTGCGCCGCGGCGCCCCGATCGACATCGTCACCGACCAGACCAGCGCCCACGACCCGCTGGCGTACCTGCCGCAGGGCGTCGCTTTCGAGGACATGGCCGCCGAGCGCGACAAGGACCGCGACGGCTTCATCGCCAAGGCCCGCGCCTCCATGGCCGTCCACGTCGAGGCGATGGTCGGGTTCCAGGACGCGGGCGCCGAGGTGTTCGACTACGGCAACTCCATCCGGGGCGAGGCGCAGCTCGCCGGCTACGCGCGCGCCTTCGAGTTCCCCGGGTTCGTGCCCGCCTACATCCGGCCGCTGTTCTGCGAGGGCAAGGGGCCGTTCCGGTGGGCGGCGCTGTCGGGCGACCCGAAGGACATCGCCCGCACCGACCAGGCGATCCTCGACCTGTTCCCCGACAACGAGCCGCTGACCCGGTGGATCCGGATGGCGCAGGAGAAGGTCCACTTCCAGGGCCTGCCGTCGCGGATCTGCTGGCTCGGCTACGGCGAGCGCGACAGGGCGGGCGAGGTGTTCAACGACCTGGTGGCGCGCGGCGAGATCAGCGCGCCGATCGTGCTCGGCCGCGACCACCTCGACTGCGGCTCGGTCGCCAGCCCGTACCGGGAGACCGAGGGCATGAAGGACGGATCGGACGCGATCGCCGACTGGCCGCTGCTGAACGCGATGCTCAACACCTCCTCCGGCGCGACGTGGGTGTCCGTCCACCACGGCGGCGGGGTCGGCATCGGCCGCTCCATCCACGCCGGGCAGGTCTGCGTCGCCGACGGCACGGCCCTCGCGGGGGAGAAGCTCCGGCGCGTCCTGACCAACGACCCGGGCACCGGCGTCATGCGGCACGTCGACGCCGGCTACGAGCGGGCCGCCGAGGTCGCCGACGAGCGCGGCGTGCGCATCCCCATGCGGCCATGA
- the hutH gene encoding histidine ammonia-lyase — protein MGDAGVEVGPEPLAFEQIVAVARDGARVALTDGALKLIGEARAHIEELSARPTPVYGVSTGFGALATRHIAPELRAQLQLNIVRSHAAGSGAEVEREVVRALMLLRLRTLATGRTGVQPVTARTLAGLLNAGITPQVFEYGSLGCSGDLAPLAHVALALIGEGSVRDAAGELRPAADALRDAGIAPVTLGAKEGLALLNGTDGMLGMLVLAINDLRRLLTAADVAAAMSVEALLGTDRVFAADLQDLRPHPGQAASAANLRALLADSQIMESHRGPDCTRVQDAYSLRCAPQVNGAARDTLAHAELVAGRELASAVDNPVVLPDGRVESNGNFHGAPVAYVLDFLAVPTADVASMSERRTDRMLDRGRSAGLPAFLADDPGVDSGHMIAQYTQAAIVSELKRLAVPASADSIPSSAMQEDHVSMGWSAARKLRRAVDGLAQVVAVEILTAARALELRTPLLPGPATAAVVSRLREAVPPPGPDRYLAPEIAAATALVRDGSLVAAAEAVTGPLS, from the coding sequence CGGTGAGGCGCGGGCCCACATCGAGGAGCTGTCGGCGCGCCCGACGCCGGTCTACGGCGTCTCGACCGGCTTCGGGGCCCTCGCCACCCGGCACATCGCGCCCGAGCTCCGGGCGCAGCTCCAGCTGAACATCGTCCGGTCGCACGCGGCGGGGTCGGGGGCCGAGGTCGAGCGCGAGGTCGTCCGGGCGCTGATGCTGCTCCGGCTGCGGACGCTCGCCACCGGCCGGACCGGCGTCCAGCCCGTCACCGCCCGGACCCTGGCCGGGCTGCTCAACGCGGGCATCACCCCGCAGGTCTTCGAGTACGGGAGCCTCGGCTGCTCCGGCGACCTCGCGCCGCTCGCCCACGTGGCCCTCGCGCTGATCGGCGAGGGGTCGGTCCGGGACGCCGCCGGTGAGCTGAGGCCGGCGGCCGACGCTCTGCGGGACGCGGGGATCGCCCCGGTCACGCTCGGCGCCAAGGAGGGGCTCGCCCTGCTGAACGGCACGGACGGGATGCTCGGCATGCTCGTCCTGGCCATCAACGACCTGCGGAGGCTGCTCACCGCCGCCGACGTCGCCGCCGCGATGAGCGTCGAGGCGCTGCTCGGCACCGACCGCGTCTTCGCCGCCGACCTGCAGGACCTGCGGCCCCACCCCGGCCAGGCCGCGTCGGCCGCGAACCTGCGGGCGCTGCTGGCCGACTCGCAGATCATGGAGTCGCACCGGGGGCCCGACTGCACCCGCGTGCAGGACGCCTACTCGCTGCGCTGCGCCCCGCAGGTCAACGGCGCCGCCCGCGACACGCTCGCGCACGCCGAACTGGTCGCGGGACGGGAGCTGGCGTCCGCCGTGGACAACCCGGTCGTCCTGCCGGACGGGCGGGTCGAGTCGAACGGCAACTTCCACGGCGCTCCGGTCGCCTACGTGCTGGACTTCCTCGCCGTCCCGACGGCCGACGTCGCCTCGATGTCCGAGCGCCGCACCGACCGGATGCTGGACAGGGGGCGCTCCGCGGGGCTGCCCGCCTTCCTCGCCGACGACCCGGGCGTCGACTCCGGGCACATGATCGCCCAGTACACGCAGGCCGCGATCGTGTCGGAGCTGAAGCGCCTCGCCGTGCCCGCGAGCGCCGACTCGATCCCGAGCTCGGCCATGCAGGAGGACCACGTCTCGATGGGGTGGAGCGCGGCCCGCAAGCTGCGCCGCGCGGTGGACGGCCTCGCCCAGGTGGTCGCCGTCGAGATCCTCACCGCCGCGCGGGCGCTGGAACTGCGCACCCCGCTGCTTCCCGGCCCGGCCACCGCCGCCGTGGTCTCCAGGCTCCGCGAGGCCGTGCCGCCGCCCGGCCCGGACCGCTACCTCGCCCCCGAGATCGCCGCCGCGACCGCACTGGTCCGGGACGGCTCGCTCGTCGCCGCCGCCGAGGCCGTCACCGGCCCGCTCTCCTGA
- a CDS encoding allantoate amidohydrolase, whose amino-acid sequence MSFEEMWAELLPVGRDAVTGGYHRFAWTPPELECRAWFADEARRRGLDLEHDPNGNMIAWWYPEDGSRTGAVLTGSHLDSVPGGGAFDGPLGIVSAFAAVDLLRERGVRPARPIGIGAFAEEEGARFGVACLGSRLLAGAIDPARARGLTDAGGHTFAEVVHNAGLDPHAIGPDEDLLGRIACYVELHVEQGRSLEQPVGVASAIVPHGRWRFDFAGEGNHAGTTGLPDRRDPMLPFAHMVIAAREAAERNGTVATVGKVRVEPNGVNAIPSAVTAWLDARGPADDAVRRTVLEVDEAARVAARPHRVSVDLAEESYTEIVDFNLALRDRVGAALGGVPVLPTGAGHDAGVLSARLPTAMLFVRNPTGVSHAPEEFAEPADRLAGVEALAAVLDDLARG is encoded by the coding sequence ATGAGCTTCGAGGAGATGTGGGCGGAGCTGCTGCCGGTCGGGCGGGACGCGGTGACCGGCGGCTACCACCGGTTCGCGTGGACGCCGCCGGAGCTGGAGTGCCGCGCCTGGTTCGCGGACGAGGCGCGGCGCCGCGGCCTCGACCTCGAGCACGACCCCAACGGCAACATGATCGCCTGGTGGTACCCGGAGGACGGGTCCCGCACGGGCGCCGTCCTGACCGGCAGCCATCTCGACTCCGTGCCGGGCGGCGGAGCGTTCGACGGGCCGCTCGGCATCGTGTCGGCGTTCGCGGCGGTCGACCTGCTCCGCGAGCGCGGCGTCCGGCCGGCGCGGCCGATCGGGATCGGGGCGTTCGCCGAGGAGGAGGGCGCCCGGTTCGGGGTGGCGTGCCTCGGCTCCCGGCTGCTGGCCGGGGCGATCGACCCGGCCCGGGCGCGCGGGCTCACCGACGCCGGCGGGCACACGTTCGCCGAGGTCGTCCACAACGCCGGGCTCGACCCGCACGCGATCGGCCCGGACGAGGACCTGCTCGGCCGGATCGCCTGCTACGTCGAGCTCCACGTGGAGCAGGGCCGGTCGCTGGAGCAGCCGGTCGGCGTCGCGAGCGCGATCGTGCCGCACGGCCGGTGGCGGTTCGACTTCGCGGGCGAGGGCAACCACGCCGGGACGACCGGGCTGCCCGACCGGCGCGACCCGATGCTGCCGTTCGCGCACATGGTCATCGCCGCGCGGGAGGCCGCCGAGCGCAACGGGACCGTCGCCACGGTCGGGAAGGTCCGGGTCGAGCCGAACGGCGTCAACGCGATCCCGTCGGCGGTCACCGCCTGGCTGGACGCCCGCGGCCCCGCCGACGACGCCGTCCGCCGGACCGTGCTGGAGGTGGACGAGGCCGCGCGGGTCGCGGCGCGCCCGCACCGGGTGAGCGTCGACCTCGCCGAGGAGTCCTACACCGAGATCGTCGACTTCAACCTGGCGCTGCGCGACCGCGTCGGCGCGGCGCTCGGCGGCGTCCCCGTCCTGCCGACGGGCGCGGGCCACGACGCGGGCGTCCTGTCGGCGCGGCTGCCGACCGCGATGCTGTTCGTGCGGAACCCGACGGGGGTGTCGCACGCGCCGGAGGAGTTCGCCGAGCCGGCCGACCGCCTGGCCGGCGTCGAGGCCCTCGCCGCCGTACTGGACGACCTGGCGCGCGGGTAG